The window TATTCTTTCTCTTCAATTCGTCGAAGTACAGAGCGAATCCGCGCAGCCAATTCTCTCAATGAAAAAGGTTTTGTCATATAGTCATCGGCTCCGACTTCCAATCCGACGATTTTGTCGGCTTCGTCCGTTCGAGCGGTTACCATAATAATGCCCATGCGACTTTTTTGACGAAGTTTACGACATACTTCTATGCCGCTCATTTCTGGAAGCATCCAGTCCAGTATGGCTAGAGATGGCCTATGTTCCTCGGCTTTCTTTAATGCTTCTTTTCCGGTTTTGGCGGTGATGATTCGAAACCCTTCCTGACGCAAAAATGATTCCATAAATTCGAGCACTTTTTCTTCATCATCGACCAACAGCAATGTATGTGTCATACATCTTTTCCTTTCTTATCATCTTCTTACTCATTATACCCTCTTGTTTTGGTAATTTTAAAAAATTCATCCAATCCGTAATAGATCTTCAAAAGTTTGCAACATTGTCTTGGTAGGATAAGAACGTCAACACTCCAAAGAATATGGGTGGGAAAGAAGGGGGATAGAAAAAAACACTAAAATCCGATTCGTCAATATGGCAAAGAAATCAGTTTCGTCAGCATTATGGTCATTTCCCAATGAGAGAATATTGGGGAACACCCAGAAATTATTCAAATAGGCAATCTTTTTGAATGGATATGAAATTCCCTTTCAAGCAGTTAGCCAAGGCCTATGGATGGAGGAGCGCCATCGCTTAGGTCCTTGCAGTCTGTTATAGGCGTAGTGAAAAGATGAGATATTATGAAAATATTTTGTGTTGGAGCTGCGTTTTTCGTCAAAATGGAAGAAAGGATGGTTCGAATGAATAAAACGATTTTAGTGACGGTGGTCTTACTTGCAGGATTATTTGTAGGATTGGTGTTTGCTGTAGCCATTACAGATAGTGTTTACCAAATGTTTGGGGTTTCATTTGGCACGCTTATTTTTCTGCTGCCAGTTGTTGGTGCGGGAACCGCTCTTATACTGTTTTTGCGTAAACAGACTCAATAAATGAGCACTTGCTACGGCACAAACGAGGATCTATTCGACATGGACGATGCCTTCAAGATAGATTATAAGGGGTAATAAAAGGTTTGTATTGGTATAAATTTATCCCCCTAACCATCACGATGACGGAAGGGGGATAGAATACTATGTTTTCTTTCTTAAGTTTATACTCTATTATTTTGCTGGCAAAGTGTCTTAATAATGCTGGACACGAAAAGTGTTGCCAATTGTCTTGTTGAAAAATGATAGATCTAAAACATCTGTTGTAACATTCATGAAGAGAATATCGGCTTTGTTGCCCCAGAATACAACCTTATTTTCCTTCATTGATTTTAACTGGTTGTGCTCTGAAATTGGTGGATAGTTGATCATTCGTCATAAACATTACAAATAATAATGTCAGCAGCGCTGGAATAAGACTCCACACAAAGGTATGGGCAATGGAAGATGACAACGCTGATGTGATTTTATCAAGCACTGGTTCGGGAATGTGGGAGCGCGTGTCCGGCGATAGTATCGCTCTTGGATCTTTGAAATTCAAGTTTTGTGGTGCTTGCGGCATTCCGCTGAATGTGTCCGTTAAATTATGTTTAAAAATATTTCTTTGAATGATTCCAAACACCGTGACCCCGATCGTCATTCCAAGCGAACGCAAAAAGGAATTGGTTGAACTGGCCGCCCCACGATCTTTATGCTGAAAATGGTGGATAGCCGCCATACCTAAAACGGAAAAAGAAGCGCCTACTCCTAATCCGGTTATAATCATATACAAGGTAATCATAAGGCGAGAAGTATGGACTGTTATTGTGCTTAATAGAAACATGCCGATAATGAAAATCGATGTAAAGATGATCATGACGTTTCGATAACTCATTTTATTGGCTAAAAAACCGCCTAATTGAGCGGATACCGTCGTCGCCAACATCATCGGCAGTAAAACCAGCCCTGAATTCGTTGCTGAACCGCCGATCACTCCTTGGATAAAAATTGGAATGTACACGGTGGCAACTATATAGGTAGCCCCGGAAAAGAACCCTACAAGATTGCTTGCTGCAAACAAACGTTTTCTAAACATATGATAGGAAATAATGGGTTCTTTTGCCTTTGTCTCCACATAAAGAAACAGCAAAAATAAAACAGCGAAAGCGGAAAATAAACCGATGATGACTTTGGAGCTCCATTCAAATTGGTTTCCGCCCAGTTCAAGAGCAAACATTAGGCAAATGATCGCGGGAACGAGTGTAACGACTCCCCACCAATCAATTTTTTGCTTCGCATGAACAGGCGATTCGCGATAAAAAAAGGTAACGAAAAAGAACGATAGAAGACCAATAGGGATGTTAATATAAAATACCCAGCGCCAATCGAAGTAATCCGTGATATAGGCGCCAAGCAATGGTCCGAATATGCTCGACAAACCAAATACCGCTCCAAAAAAACCTCCCATTTTTCCGCGTTTTTCAGGCGGAAAAAGATCAAACATAATGGCAAAGGCAATAGGAACTAACGCACCGCCGCCAATTCCTTGAATCGCTCGAAAAAGGCTGAGCTGAACAATGTTTTGGGCAACGCCGCATAACATCGAACCGGTTAAAAACACGATTAGCCCAAAAATGAAAAACCGTTTTCGGCCATACATATCCGAAAGTTTTCCAAAAATCGGCATCCCAGCCATCTCGGCCACCATATAAGCGGATGTTACCCAAACAAATTTGTCCAGTCCTCCAAGATCCGCTACAATGGTCGCCATAGCCGTTGCCACAATGGTGTTATCGATTGCCGCAACGAAAATTCCTAATAATAAACCTGCCACAACCCACGCTATGTTCGTTTCTTTCTTTTTCACCGAAAGCCACCTCCCCTTAAATGGAACGATTCGATTCTATACTTTTTTACTATCTATTACAATCGCTTTTTCATCTTGTTGAAAGCTGGTTTGATATTCTACCAGTTCAATCTCACAACCTGGACCAATCGTTACTTCTTTTCCTCTGACAACTTTTGCTTTCGTGTATTCTAAATAAATGTCATCTCCTTCAATGCTTTCTGCAACGAGCTTGGCGGAATCATGTCTAAATCGTTTTAGAAAATTGATGACATTAAATGCTTTGCTTTTGGTGACGCGAATGACTTCTCCGCCAATTTCTTCAATACGGCTATCCTCAAAATGAAGATAGAGAGATACTTTTTCTGCATTTAACGTTCTGCCAATGGCGACGGCTCCTTTTAAGGAAATAGAATCCGCTTCACAATCGTTTTCAATCTTCAATTCGCCATAACCATGAATATGTCCTCCGACTAAACGTTCTTTTATATGAACGGCTCCACGAAGGTTTAAATCTTTCAACGTGACATGACCTTCTATATCGGCTTCTCCAAAAATCTTGATGGATTCTGCCTCTACATTTCCCTTCATATTTGCCTGACCGAAAATGTCAATCGTTTTTGCCTTGACGAACCCGTTCGCATCGGCGGTTCCAAACACTTTCCATTGAACGCAATGCAAGTCTCCATTAATGGTGCCTTCTCCGCGAATTTTTACTTTGTTGAAAGTTCCTCCAGAAGTAATACCAGTACCGGTCACCGTTAAATGACGCAGCGTATCATTTTCCACTGTCGGTCTCCCTCCTCTATAATTTTTTGCTGGTTTTGACTTTTGATCTTTTATCGCATTGAAAATGATTTTTATATTCCACAAATTCTATGTCGCATCCGGGGCCAAGTAACACTCGGTTTCCTCTCACTACTTTGGCTTTTGTATTCTCCAAATAAATCTCGTCTCCTTCAATGCTTTCAGCGTTTAATACAGCATTGAAAAACCACTTTTTAAAAAATATCCTTTTTTGTTTTTTCACTTCAATGTTTTCGCCGCCAATTTCTTTTGCCTGACAATGTCCTAACAACTGAATTTGAATTTTTCCCGCATTTAACAATCCACCGACACGGAAACTCCCGTTTGTTTCAAATACTTCTGATGCACAATCACCTGAGATCGTCGCTCCGCCGTGAATACGCAACTCTTCCGCTGTTACGTTTCCTTTCACTTTTCCGCTTCCGTTAAAACGAACTTCTTTGCACTCCACATCTCCGACAATGCTAGCTTTGCCCTGGATTTTTATCTTCTCTGAGTGCAGCGCTCCGTGCATATTCGCTGTCCCGGCAACATAGGTTGTTTCTGATTTCACATTGCCATAAATTTTGGCATTTCCTTGAATGTTCAATTCGATACAATCAAGATCGCCTTGCAATTCACCATTTCCGGAAATTTTTACTAGGTTGTAATTTCCGCCGGAAGCATTTCCGAAACCTGCGATCACTAAATCCTGTCTTTCCACCCGTTATCCCTCCAATATTTTCATTTTTAATTCCTCCATGCAGCTTGATAAATGAAGACGGGCCACTACTTTTACATCCTCTTCAAAATACACGTCGTTTCCGCTCGCCACTAACATACAGGTGGATATTCCCATTTTGCGTATCAAAATCAATTCAAAACTACGACCTTGAAATTTTGGGTAATAGGCATCTAATACATTTAAGATGGTTTTACCCTCTTCCAAACTGATATCTCCGGATTGGAGAAGCTTTTCCAGCGCATAGAGTTGAAACAGTTGAACAAATGAAAATGTTTCATGTTCTCCTTTTTGTTCTTTATAAAAACGCAATGTCATTAACGAAATAATGTTTCGATTAAGAAGTTCGTCTTTTTTGAGTGTGATGTCTGCGGGGTTAGGAGAAAACATACTCGCCAATTCATCCAATGATAAATCGTCTTTCATATTTTTAATGTTTTCTATTCTTGTTAATATTTTTTCTTTCGGAAAAAACGTTTCTTGTCCGGTAAAAGTCGATTTTCGAATGAACCATTCTTCAGGAATTAACTTTTTTCGTTTCCAACGATACAGCTGTCCGTAAGAAATTCCGGTTAATTCGAGCAACTCTTTTTTAGAAATCAGTTCTTGTTCCACCGCTTGGCACCTCCTTCACACGAAAAAGTGTAACATAACAATGTTACGTTGTAAATAAAAGATACAAAGAGCTACGAAATGAGCCAAGAAGTCTCTATCTGATACAAAGTACATCCGAAAAATATCGGGTATTTCTCAATGAGTTATAGTGAGTCTGGACATGCTATAATGTTTGTAAAAACTTAACGGGAAATATATTTGATCATGTTAGGAATTCAATGATAGTGGTTAAGAAACTTGTGACTAAGCCACCAAATATAGGATTGGTTGATAGTGCGTTGTCTTCTGATTTTAGTCAAATTAAGGTATTGGATTAAAAATAAAGAAAGAGGATTTCGCTCATGAGTCTGATTGATGTTAGTCGGTGGGAAAAGGATGATGAAAAACAAGCTTCAGGAACTAGGCAGAAGTTTT of the Bacillus smithii genome contains:
- a CDS encoding response regulator; amino-acid sequence: MTHTLLLVDDEEKVLEFMESFLRQEGFRIITAKTGKEALKKAEEHRPSLAILDWMLPEMSGIEVCRKLRQKSRMGIIMVTARTDEADKIVGLEVGADDYMTKPFSLRELAARIRSVLRRIEEKEYDEEMMQRGELTISETQCRVWKRGKEISLTPTEFKLLLTLAAKPNIVYSRLQLLQAALEDDILNDERTVDAHISRLRKKIEDDPSHPVYIQTVYGFGYRFGDGT
- a CDS encoding MDR family MFS transporter, with translation MKKKETNIAWVVAGLLLGIFVAAIDNTIVATAMATIVADLGGLDKFVWVTSAYMVAEMAGMPIFGKLSDMYGRKRFFIFGLIVFLTGSMLCGVAQNIVQLSLFRAIQGIGGGALVPIAFAIMFDLFPPEKRGKMGGFFGAVFGLSSIFGPLLGAYITDYFDWRWVFYINIPIGLLSFFFVTFFYRESPVHAKQKIDWWGVVTLVPAIICLMFALELGGNQFEWSSKVIIGLFSAFAVLFLLFLYVETKAKEPIISYHMFRKRLFAASNLVGFFSGATYIVATVYIPIFIQGVIGGSATNSGLVLLPMMLATTVSAQLGGFLANKMSYRNVMIIFTSIFIIGMFLLSTITVHTSRLMITLYMIITGLGVGASFSVLGMAAIHHFQHKDRGAASSTNSFLRSLGMTIGVTVFGIIQRNIFKHNLTDTFSGMPQAPQNLNFKDPRAILSPDTRSHIPEPVLDKITSALSSSIAHTFVWSLIPALLTLLFVMFMTNDQLSTNFRAQPVKINEGK
- a CDS encoding polymer-forming cytoskeletal protein, whose product is MENDTLRHLTVTGTGITSGGTFNKVKIRGEGTINGDLHCVQWKVFGTADANGFVKAKTIDIFGQANMKGNVEAESIKIFGEADIEGHVTLKDLNLRGAVHIKERLVGGHIHGYGELKIENDCEADSISLKGAVAIGRTLNAEKVSLYLHFEDSRIEEIGGEVIRVTKSKAFNVINFLKRFRHDSAKLVAESIEGDDIYLEYTKAKVVRGKEVTIGPGCEIELVEYQTSFQQDEKAIVIDSKKV
- a CDS encoding polymer-forming cytoskeletal protein — encoded protein: MERQDLVIAGFGNASGGNYNLVKISGNGELQGDLDCIELNIQGNAKIYGNVKSETTYVAGTANMHGALHSEKIKIQGKASIVGDVECKEVRFNGSGKVKGNVTAEELRIHGGATISGDCASEVFETNGSFRVGGLLNAGKIQIQLLGHCQAKEIGGENIEVKKQKRIFFKKWFFNAVLNAESIEGDEIYLENTKAKVVRGNRVLLGPGCDIEFVEYKNHFQCDKRSKVKTSKKL
- a CDS encoding YhbD family protein, which encodes MEQELISKKELLELTGISYGQLYRWKRKKLIPEEWFIRKSTFTGQETFFPKEKILTRIENIKNMKDDLSLDELASMFSPNPADITLKKDELLNRNIISLMTLRFYKEQKGEHETFSFVQLFQLYALEKLLQSGDISLEEGKTILNVLDAYYPKFQGRSFELILIRKMGISTCMLVASGNDVYFEEDVKVVARLHLSSCMEELKMKILEG